One genomic segment of Cystobacter fuscus DSM 2262 includes these proteins:
- a CDS encoding pyridoxal phosphate-dependent decarboxylase family protein, with protein sequence MDKNLMADLRGLEALLERTKTEAASFLNRLDELPPAVKATPRDALSLPEQGLGAEPSLRLFMDRYGQELGGSTGPRYFGFVQGGTTPAALAGDWMASTFDLNSSHPGSSAAPQVEQETLEMLRQLLALPETFSGSFVSGATMSNFVGLACARQWVARQLGVDVAEQGLYALGPIPTLSATPHSSTLKALSMLGMGRGSLVRVRGQPGREAMEVEALRAQLDSLGGKPCIVVASAGTVNTGDYDDLEAIGRLKERHPFWLHVDGAFGGLVACSPELAHLTRGMELADSVTVDAHKWLNVPYDSALQFTRHPELLLEIFRNNAPYLDVRQGPAPFADQGPENSRRFRALPAWLTLMAYGRSGYRDIIERDCRLARMLGERIAGSTAFELLAPVRLNIVCFTLRQEGGATQESIRAFLDRLRDDGRVFLSPTALDGVPGMRAALSNWRTTERDIETAWSALLETASQGRAAPVR encoded by the coding sequence ATGGACAAGAACCTGATGGCGGACCTGCGGGGGTTGGAGGCGTTGTTGGAGCGGACGAAGACGGAGGCCGCCTCCTTCCTGAACCGGCTCGATGAACTGCCTCCCGCGGTGAAGGCCACGCCTCGGGACGCCCTGTCCCTGCCCGAGCAAGGGCTGGGCGCGGAGCCGTCCCTGCGGCTCTTCATGGACCGGTATGGGCAGGAGCTGGGTGGGAGCACGGGGCCCCGCTATTTTGGTTTCGTCCAGGGTGGGACCACCCCCGCGGCCCTGGCGGGGGATTGGATGGCGAGCACGTTCGATCTCAACTCCTCTCACCCGGGAAGCTCCGCCGCGCCCCAGGTGGAACAGGAGACGCTCGAAATGCTGCGCCAGCTCCTGGCCCTGCCCGAGACCTTCTCCGGTAGTTTCGTGTCGGGGGCGACCATGTCGAACTTCGTGGGCCTGGCCTGCGCGAGACAATGGGTGGCCCGTCAACTCGGCGTGGACGTGGCCGAGCAGGGGCTGTACGCGCTGGGGCCCATTCCCACCCTGAGCGCCACGCCTCATTCCAGCACCCTCAAGGCGCTGTCCATGCTCGGCATGGGACGCGGCTCCCTGGTCCGGGTGCGCGGCCAGCCGGGGCGAGAGGCCATGGAGGTCGAGGCGCTCCGTGCCCAGCTCGACTCCCTGGGCGGCAAGCCTTGCATCGTCGTGGCCAGCGCCGGGACGGTGAACACCGGGGATTACGATGACCTGGAGGCGATTGGTCGGCTCAAGGAGCGCCATCCGTTCTGGTTGCATGTCGATGGCGCCTTCGGAGGTCTCGTGGCGTGCTCGCCCGAGCTCGCCCATCTGACGCGCGGCATGGAGCTGGCGGACTCGGTGACGGTGGACGCGCACAAGTGGCTGAACGTCCCGTATGACTCCGCCTTGCAGTTCACCCGCCACCCGGAGCTGTTGCTGGAGATCTTCCGCAACAACGCGCCCTATCTCGACGTGCGGCAGGGGCCCGCGCCGTTCGCGGATCAGGGGCCGGAGAACTCGCGCCGTTTCCGGGCGTTGCCCGCGTGGTTGACCCTGATGGCCTATGGCCGCTCGGGGTATCGGGACATCATCGAGCGCGACTGCCGGCTCGCGCGCATGTTGGGCGAGCGCATCGCGGGCTCCACCGCCTTCGAGCTGCTGGCCCCCGTGCGGCTGAACATCGTCTGCTTCACCCTGCGCCAGGAGGGGGGCGCGACCCAGGAGAGCATCCGGGCCTTCCTGGATCGGCTCCGCGATGATGGGCGGGTCTTCCTCTCGCCGACCGCTCTCGACGGGGTGCCGGGGATGCGTGCCGCCCTCTCCAACTGGAGGACCACGGAGCGGGACATCGAGACCGCTTGGTCCGCCCTGCTGGAGACGGCCTCCCAGGGTCGTGCGGCGCCTGTCAGGTGA
- a CDS encoding gamma-glutamyltransferase, translated as MRRRTFLAALPVGLSAVAQATSEQPRPTPPSAPARTTDDAPAPAPSRADAGAVNPNLKRPDVRSGDRIAGASYASRSAAWGVNGAAATAHPLATLAAIDILRAGGSAVDAAIAANAVLGFVEPVSCGIGGDCFAMLWDPKTRKVVGLNGSGRSPRGLSLEEVRRRAVDGHVPRVGMTSVSVPGAVEAWWSLHQRYGRLKWAELFQPAIAHAQAGVPQVQTIGYYLGRNLARFLKPGSGVEETANAERVYGPGAAAAEGEVWRNPDLARTYQLIARGGRDAFYAGPIAQAIERYFRRIGGWMTRADLSAHRSEWTEPLSTDYRGVDVYGLAPNSQGLSTLQMLGILRHFDLRGMGFQSAQSIHHQVEAKRLAFEDRARYFADPTFFRAPLEQLNSPAYAAERARLIRADRVMERVMPMDAPSRGDTTYLCTSDKNGMMVSLIQSNFRGMGSGLVPDGTGTGHPTLGFMFQDRGELFSLTDGHPNLYAPGKRPFQTIIPGFAVRGGEPWLAFGVMGGDMQPQGQAQIIINMVDYGLDLQAAGDSPRWHHEGSSEPTGEAQQTPGLLRLETGVPEATRKALVALGWKLGEPDGGFGGYQCIERRPGRYGAATEMRKDGVALAY; from the coding sequence ATGCGCCGCCGAACCTTCCTCGCCGCTCTTCCCGTGGGTCTTTCGGCCGTCGCCCAGGCGACATCGGAGCAGCCCAGGCCCACTCCGCCCTCCGCGCCCGCGCGCACCACCGATGACGCTCCCGCGCCGGCTCCCTCCCGGGCGGACGCCGGAGCCGTGAATCCGAACCTGAAGCGGCCCGACGTGCGTTCCGGGGATCGCATCGCCGGGGCGAGCTACGCCAGCCGCTCGGCCGCCTGGGGCGTGAATGGCGCGGCCGCCACGGCGCATCCCCTGGCCACCCTGGCCGCCATCGACATCCTGCGCGCGGGGGGCTCGGCGGTGGACGCGGCCATCGCCGCCAACGCGGTGTTGGGCTTCGTCGAGCCAGTGAGCTGCGGAATTGGCGGGGACTGCTTCGCCATGCTGTGGGATCCCAAGACGCGCAAGGTGGTGGGACTGAATGGCTCGGGCCGCTCGCCCCGAGGCCTGTCCCTGGAGGAGGTGCGCCGACGCGCGGTCGACGGTCACGTCCCCCGGGTGGGCATGACGTCGGTCAGCGTGCCCGGCGCGGTGGAGGCGTGGTGGTCCCTGCACCAGCGTTATGGCCGGCTGAAGTGGGCGGAGCTGTTCCAGCCGGCCATCGCCCACGCGCAGGCGGGAGTCCCCCAGGTGCAGACGATCGGCTACTACCTCGGCCGCAACCTCGCGCGCTTCCTGAAGCCGGGCTCGGGAGTCGAGGAGACGGCCAATGCCGAGCGCGTCTACGGTCCGGGCGCCGCGGCGGCCGAGGGCGAGGTCTGGCGCAACCCGGATCTGGCGCGCACCTACCAGCTCATCGCTCGGGGCGGGCGGGATGCCTTCTACGCGGGTCCGATCGCGCAGGCCATCGAGCGCTACTTCCGCCGCATTGGGGGCTGGATGACCCGAGCGGACCTGTCCGCCCACCGCTCGGAGTGGACCGAGCCGCTGTCCACCGACTATCGCGGTGTGGACGTCTACGGGCTGGCACCCAACAGCCAGGGGCTGAGCACCCTGCAGATGCTCGGCATCCTGCGCCACTTCGACCTGCGCGGCATGGGATTCCAGAGTGCGCAATCCATCCACCATCAGGTGGAGGCCAAGCGGCTGGCGTTCGAGGACCGGGCCCGCTACTTCGCCGACCCCACCTTCTTCCGCGCGCCGCTGGAGCAGCTCAACAGCCCCGCCTACGCGGCCGAGCGTGCCCGGCTCATCCGCGCCGATCGGGTGATGGAGCGCGTGATGCCGATGGACGCGCCGAGCCGGGGCGACACCACCTATCTCTGCACCTCGGACAAGAACGGGATGATGGTGTCGCTCATCCAGTCCAACTTCCGGGGCATGGGCTCGGGTCTGGTGCCGGACGGAACGGGGACGGGCCATCCCACGCTGGGCTTCATGTTCCAGGATCGGGGCGAGCTGTTCTCACTGACCGACGGGCACCCCAACCTGTATGCGCCCGGCAAGCGGCCCTTCCAGACGATCATCCCGGGCTTCGCGGTGCGCGGGGGCGAGCCATGGCTGGCGTTCGGCGTCATGGGGGGAGACATGCAGCCCCAGGGACAGGCGCAGATCATCATCAACATGGTGGACTACGGCCTGGACCTGCAGGCGGCTGGGGACAGTCCCCGCTGGCACCACGAGGGCTCGTCCGAGCCCACGGGCGAGGCGCAACAGACGCCGGGCCTGTTGCGGCTGGAGACGGGCGTGCCCGAGGCGACGAGGAAGGCTCTGGTGGCGCTCGGGTGGAAGCTGGGCGAGCCGGACGGGGGCTTTGGCGGCTACCAGTGCATCGAGCGCCGGCCGGGCCGTTACGGCGCGGCCACGGAGATGCGCAAGGATGGCGTGGCCCTGGCCTACTGA
- a CDS encoding ATP-binding protein, whose product MGTTASGSAGSENPEDAVRRVSSEAALQVLLSRRRSGTDPTLLHGLVRHVAEVFGVTSAVLVRRSPGEELLHPLALWSRGQSHEEPAVTPQGSVLDEVLRQDVFHCPEDAHARFPEDGWLRRLGPQGVLGMSVRNSREEVLGALVLMHDAPLKVASTDLAWLRAFTLLASTSLEYLQTRAELDEARDFLHKTLNAIQKPVFVKDRQHRFVLANEAFRRFMGVSEESLLGRSDHDFVPPHEADVFRQQDERVFTTGQSNENEETYTDGARGTRTLVTQKARFTSARGQPFLVGVIRDVSEHKRMEAHLRMADRMVTVGTLAASVAHEINNPLSYVNASLNFLREQLAQEDASRLSLDELREAVADALEGTGRVRTIVQDLRTFARADDERAEPMDIHQVIGSALRMVRHQLQEHAHWELELESVPQVLGNPARLGQVLVNLLVNALQAFVQSAPKRNRIRIASRVSDTGQVVVEVEDNGRGMAPEVLARLFTPFFTTKPAGEGTGLGLNISQSIIQAMGGRIEVSSTPGQGSTFRLLLPRLQEPDLTSGSST is encoded by the coding sequence ATGGGTACGACGGCGTCCGGAAGCGCTGGGTCCGAGAATCCAGAGGATGCCGTCCGGAGGGTCTCCTCGGAAGCAGCGCTCCAGGTGCTGCTGTCCAGGCGTCGATCGGGCACGGACCCCACGCTCCTGCACGGGCTCGTCCGACATGTCGCCGAAGTTTTCGGCGTCACCAGTGCCGTGCTCGTGCGGCGGAGCCCCGGCGAGGAGCTGCTCCACCCGCTCGCGCTCTGGAGCCGGGGCCAGTCCCACGAGGAGCCCGCCGTCACGCCCCAGGGCAGCGTGCTGGACGAGGTCTTGCGCCAGGACGTCTTTCATTGCCCCGAGGACGCGCACGCGCGGTTTCCCGAGGATGGATGGCTGCGGCGCCTGGGCCCCCAGGGCGTGCTGGGCATGAGTGTGAGGAATTCACGGGAGGAAGTGCTCGGGGCCCTGGTCCTGATGCATGACGCGCCCTTGAAGGTGGCCTCCACGGATCTCGCCTGGCTGAGGGCCTTCACCCTGCTGGCGAGCACGTCCCTGGAGTATCTCCAGACCCGGGCCGAGCTGGACGAGGCCCGTGACTTCCTGCACAAGACACTCAACGCCATCCAGAAGCCTGTCTTCGTGAAGGACAGGCAACACCGGTTCGTCCTCGCCAACGAGGCGTTCCGCCGCTTCATGGGGGTCTCCGAGGAGAGCCTGCTCGGCAGGTCCGACCATGACTTCGTGCCCCCCCACGAGGCGGACGTCTTCCGGCAACAGGATGAACGGGTCTTCACCACCGGCCAGTCCAACGAGAACGAGGAGACCTACACGGACGGCGCGCGGGGCACCCGCACCCTCGTCACCCAGAAGGCGCGCTTCACCAGTGCCAGGGGCCAGCCCTTCCTCGTCGGCGTCATCCGCGACGTGAGCGAGCACAAGCGCATGGAGGCCCATCTGCGGATGGCGGACCGGATGGTGACCGTGGGCACCCTGGCCGCGAGCGTCGCGCACGAAATCAACAACCCGCTGTCCTATGTCAACGCGAGCCTCAACTTCCTGCGCGAGCAGCTCGCCCAGGAGGACGCCTCGCGGCTGTCCCTGGACGAGCTGCGCGAGGCGGTGGCCGATGCGCTCGAGGGCACGGGGCGCGTGCGCACCATCGTGCAGGACCTGAGGACCTTCGCGCGCGCGGATGACGAGCGGGCCGAGCCCATGGACATCCACCAGGTCATCGGCAGCGCGCTGCGCATGGTGCGCCACCAGTTGCAGGAGCACGCGCACTGGGAGCTCGAGCTGGAGTCGGTGCCACAGGTGCTGGGCAATCCGGCCCGGCTGGGTCAGGTGCTGGTGAACCTGCTGGTCAACGCGCTCCAGGCCTTCGTCCAGAGCGCGCCCAAGCGCAATCGGATCCGCATCGCGTCGCGGGTGAGTGACACGGGCCAGGTGGTGGTGGAGGTGGAGGACAATGGGCGGGGCATGGCACCCGAGGTGCTCGCGCGCCTCTTCACCCCCTTCTTCACCACCAAGCCCGCGGGCGAGGGCACGGGACTGGGACTCAACATCTCCCAGTCCATCATCCAGGCCATGGGGGGACGCATCGAGGTGAGCAGTACCCCCGGTCAGGGCAGCACCTTCCGGCTGCTGCTGCCCCGCCTCCAGGAGCCGGACCTGACCTCCGGCTCCTCGACCTGA
- a CDS encoding FAD-dependent monooxygenase, giving the protein MTREQVEVAVVGGGPVGLMLASELALVGVKVAVFERRKERVAQSRALSVHPRTLEILALRGLAERFLARGTPLPTGHYAGLDTRLDFSALDTTFPYSLFIPQTLTEALLEERAREVGVALHRGYRVGGLWQDAEGVRLEGEREDGTFQVRARYVVGADGARSAVRTLTGIPFPGTDVTSTQMLGDVILAEPPPRPVMSLTRPSGGVMLVPLGDGVHHRIVVLSPGRQHVPLSEPVTLEELAGAVREVVGTDFGMHSPLWLSRFGNETRHASRYREGRVFLVGDAAHIHMPAGGQGLNVGLQDAMNLGWKLAGVLRGLAPASLLDTYHHERHPVGARLIQNTLSQTALMTQLNPAGMALRDTFCALLTQPPVNRVLAEQISAFDVAYPAPPLPAPEGLKVEPAVCGTRLADQPLRLEGGAPRSLYSLLHEGKWLLLRRPASARVELPASWSGWTSQLTAELSREVPGLGAWSALLVRPDGHLGYVSR; this is encoded by the coding sequence ATGACACGAGAGCAGGTGGAAGTGGCCGTCGTGGGTGGAGGCCCGGTGGGGTTGATGCTGGCGAGCGAGCTCGCCCTGGTGGGCGTGAAGGTGGCGGTGTTCGAGCGGAGGAAAGAGCGGGTCGCGCAGTCACGCGCCCTGTCCGTGCACCCGCGCACGCTGGAGATCCTGGCGCTCCGGGGGCTGGCGGAGCGCTTCCTGGCGCGCGGCACGCCCCTGCCGACGGGGCACTACGCCGGGCTGGACACGCGCCTGGACTTCTCGGCGCTGGACACGACGTTCCCCTATTCGCTGTTCATCCCCCAGACGCTCACCGAGGCGCTCCTGGAGGAGCGCGCGCGGGAGGTGGGCGTGGCGTTGCACCGCGGCTACCGCGTCGGCGGGCTGTGGCAGGACGCCGAGGGCGTGCGGCTCGAGGGGGAGCGGGAGGACGGGACGTTCCAGGTGCGGGCGCGGTACGTGGTGGGCGCGGATGGCGCGCGCAGCGCGGTGCGTACGCTCACGGGCATCCCCTTCCCGGGCACCGACGTGACGAGCACCCAGATGCTGGGGGACGTCATCCTCGCCGAGCCTCCCCCCCGGCCCGTGATGTCGCTCACGCGCCCGAGCGGCGGCGTGATGCTCGTGCCCCTGGGAGACGGCGTCCATCACCGCATCGTGGTGCTTTCTCCCGGCCGCCAGCACGTCCCGCTGTCCGAGCCCGTCACCCTGGAGGAGTTGGCGGGGGCGGTCCGCGAGGTGGTGGGCACGGACTTCGGGATGCACTCGCCCCTGTGGCTGTCACGCTTCGGCAACGAGACGCGCCATGCCAGCCGCTACCGCGAGGGCCGCGTGTTCCTGGTGGGTGACGCCGCCCACATCCACATGCCGGCGGGTGGACAGGGGCTCAACGTGGGGCTCCAGGACGCGATGAACCTGGGGTGGAAGCTGGCGGGCGTGCTGCGGGGCCTCGCGCCCGCGTCGCTCCTCGACACCTACCACCACGAGCGCCACCCCGTGGGCGCGCGGCTCATCCAGAACACGCTGAGCCAGACGGCGCTCATGACCCAGTTGAACCCGGCGGGAATGGCCCTGCGCGACACCTTCTGCGCGCTGCTCACCCAGCCCCCCGTCAACCGCGTGCTCGCCGAGCAGATCTCCGCCTTCGACGTGGCCTACCCGGCCCCTCCCCTCCCGGCCCCGGAGGGACTGAAGGTGGAGCCCGCCGTCTGTGGCACGCGCCTGGCCGATCAGCCCCTGCGCCTGGAGGGAGGCGCCCCGCGTTCGCTCTACTCCCTGCTGCACGAGGGCAAGTGGCTGCTGCTGCGCCGGCCCGCCTCCGCGCGCGTCGAGCTGCCCGCGTCCTGGAGCGGCTGGACGAGCCAACTCACCGCCGAGCTGTCGCGCGAGGTGCCAGGCCTGGGCGCCTGGAGCGCGCTCCTGGTGCGTCCCGACGGGCACCTGGGTTATGTCTCGCGGTGA
- a CDS encoding TetR/AcrR family transcriptional regulator C-terminal domain-containing protein, with protein sequence MRIQREQVVREALALLDEAGIEGVTMRKLAQRLEIQAPSLYWHFANKQALLDGMADALVEPVARDVEPTRPWDEVLRRVAGELRRALLSRRDGARVFAGTYIVTENILRVSEALMGALRRAGASSRVAAWGSFSLVYYVIGFSMEEQALDPRFNPEPVDLPRGRARFASFPQERFPHVLAALDDIFDTDLDTRFAFGLERLLTGLRADLPGASLS encoded by the coding sequence ATGCGCATTCAGAGGGAGCAGGTGGTGCGGGAGGCGCTGGCGTTGTTGGACGAGGCGGGAATCGAGGGGGTGACGATGCGCAAGCTGGCGCAGCGCCTGGAGATCCAGGCGCCGTCGCTCTACTGGCACTTCGCCAACAAGCAGGCGCTGTTGGATGGGATGGCGGACGCGCTGGTGGAGCCGGTGGCGCGCGATGTGGAGCCCACGCGGCCCTGGGACGAGGTACTGCGGCGGGTGGCGGGAGAGCTGCGGCGGGCGCTGCTGTCGCGCCGGGATGGGGCGCGCGTCTTCGCGGGCACCTACATCGTCACGGAGAACATCCTGCGCGTGAGCGAGGCCCTGATGGGGGCGTTGCGGCGCGCGGGCGCCTCGTCCCGCGTGGCCGCCTGGGGCAGCTTCTCGCTCGTCTATTACGTGATTGGCTTCAGCATGGAGGAACAGGCGCTGGATCCACGCTTCAACCCCGAGCCCGTGGACCTGCCCCGGGGCCGCGCGCGCTTCGCCTCCTTCCCCCAGGAGCGCTTCCCCCACGTGCTCGCGGCGCTCGACGACATCTTCGACACGGACCTCGACACGCGCTTCGCCTTCGGCCTCGAGCGGCTCCTCACCGGCCTGCGGGCAGATCTCCCCGGCGCGTCTCTGTCCTGA
- a CDS encoding thiamine pyrophosphate-binding protein, translated as MSFSSHIEFQVDSSPALPPGLLAVEAPGVGGGVPREWEARGVGFRRVEEVSVTDCVVAHLEAEEVDAVFGIPGGNIAPFQQALRRHGAIRFVIASHEGGAAFMADGYARATGKLGVCLVTAGPGATNALTGVASAHLDGVPLLAISGQVATDRFGLNAIQESTGTHGVNTVELFRQASAMSAGIVDAQSFQRLLARVLRVVHGLPGGAAHLSIPSNIARQRIRHALLPTTRGAFRARPPAAAPEDLDETFQLLRAARRPLIVLGSGAREALGTHGEAFTAFVSEQGIPVATSLRGKGLFSETEPLSLGVLGLAGSRRAEAYVREGVDVLLVLGSRMGEWASRGFNKHLQAIDSVIQVDAQSAHIGQFLPVRLPIVADVGSVVAGLVERGRRSGPPGGERLRERWSRMVESREPVPSPRAPQAEGMVKPQQLMAELNAHLRPNMDLYIDMGNCTGWASHLLRLTPPTRIFFPCGLSSMGWSCGAVIGGKLGRPERAAVAITGDGAFLMNGTELLTASRYRVGTVTLVLNDNFLGMVNHGEHAQDTTVPLEDDFYGLGDPDLAAFAESLGARAYTVDGPGQLAALLPEVLRRADELGQPQVIIARVDYREVPPYGDRFAAVASDGR; from the coding sequence ATGTCCTTCTCCTCGCACATCGAGTTTCAGGTCGATTCGTCCCCCGCGCTGCCCCCTGGCTTGCTGGCCGTGGAGGCCCCGGGCGTGGGGGGTGGGGTTCCCCGGGAGTGGGAGGCGCGGGGCGTGGGCTTCCGGCGGGTGGAGGAGGTGTCCGTCACGGACTGCGTGGTGGCGCACCTGGAGGCGGAAGAGGTGGACGCCGTCTTCGGGATTCCGGGGGGCAACATCGCGCCCTTCCAGCAGGCGCTGCGCCGGCATGGCGCCATCCGCTTCGTCATCGCCTCGCATGAGGGGGGCGCGGCCTTCATGGCGGACGGCTACGCGCGCGCCACGGGCAAGCTGGGCGTGTGCCTGGTGACGGCGGGCCCGGGGGCCACCAACGCGCTCACGGGCGTGGCCTCGGCGCACCTGGACGGCGTGCCGCTGCTGGCCATCAGCGGGCAGGTGGCCACGGATCGCTTCGGCCTCAACGCCATCCAGGAGAGCACGGGCACGCACGGGGTGAACACGGTGGAGCTGTTCCGCCAGGCGAGCGCCATGTCGGCGGGCATCGTGGACGCGCAGAGCTTCCAGCGTCTGCTGGCGCGGGTGCTGCGGGTGGTGCACGGGCTGCCCGGTGGGGCCGCGCACCTGAGCATCCCCTCCAACATCGCGCGCCAGCGCATCCGCCACGCCCTGCTGCCCACCACCCGTGGCGCCTTCCGCGCGCGCCCGCCCGCGGCGGCTCCCGAGGATCTGGACGAGACCTTCCAACTGCTGCGCGCCGCCCGCCGGCCGCTCATCGTCCTGGGCTCTGGGGCGCGCGAGGCCCTGGGCACCCACGGCGAGGCCTTCACCGCCTTCGTCTCCGAGCAGGGCATTCCGGTGGCCACGAGCCTGCGCGGCAAGGGGCTGTTCTCCGAGACCGAGCCGCTGTCGTTGGGCGTGCTGGGGCTGGCGGGCAGCCGGCGCGCGGAGGCGTATGTGCGCGAGGGCGTGGACGTGCTGCTCGTGCTGGGCAGCCGGATGGGGGAGTGGGCCAGCCGGGGCTTCAACAAGCACCTGCAGGCCATCGACAGTGTCATCCAGGTGGATGCCCAGTCGGCCCACATCGGGCAGTTCCTGCCGGTGCGCCTGCCCATCGTCGCGGACGTGGGCTCGGTGGTGGCGGGCCTGGTGGAGCGGGGGCGGAGGAGCGGGCCTCCCGGGGGAGAGCGGCTGCGCGAGCGCTGGTCGCGGATGGTGGAGTCGCGCGAGCCCGTGCCGAGCCCCCGCGCGCCCCAGGCCGAGGGCATGGTGAAGCCGCAGCAGCTCATGGCCGAGCTGAACGCGCACCTGCGTCCGAACATGGACCTGTACATCGACATGGGCAACTGCACGGGCTGGGCATCGCACCTGCTGCGGCTCACGCCCCCCACGCGCATCTTCTTTCCGTGCGGCCTGTCCTCCATGGGCTGGTCCTGCGGGGCCGTCATCGGCGGCAAGCTGGGCCGGCCGGAGCGGGCCGCGGTGGCCATCACCGGGGATGGCGCGTTCCTGATGAATGGCACGGAGCTCTTGACGGCGTCGCGCTACCGGGTGGGCACGGTGACGCTGGTGCTCAATGACAACTTCCTCGGCATGGTCAACCACGGGGAGCACGCGCAGGACACCACCGTGCCGCTGGAGGACGACTTCTACGGCCTGGGGGATCCGGACCTCGCCGCCTTCGCCGAGTCGCTCGGCGCGCGCGCGTATACCGTGGATGGGCCGGGGCAGCTCGCGGCGCTGCTGCCCGAGGTGCTGCGCCGCGCGGACGAGCTGGGACAGCCGCAGGTCATCATCGCGCGCGTCGACTACCGCGAGGTGCCGCCGTACGGGGATCGTTTCGCCGCGGTGGCGTCGGACGGCCGGTAG
- a CDS encoding 3-oxoacyl-[acyl-carrier-protein] synthase III C-terminal domain-containing protein, whose protein sequence is MSSDFALLGVGAAVPEQVRRNDDPLFEPLRRAAVRGGGEHALFYGNRERRVLAPGESLAALTARAGRAALEDAGVRPEAVERLYGYVSVSEFISPNALYAVHRELGLGQEALVIPVQADFANFLMGVVLAWEALRAGSIRHALVAVGSGWTRNVDYGQGHAIGIGDGAGAAVVGAGERLVLVDWAADTFSGEYGAMTMASRPGSGVEHPTYGIAPDAGIQAFLSSGMDGPPRLVARLLARHGIHRDDVTLISHQATRKLMDHWAAQLRPREYLDTYEDFGNMVHASLPVTLARFHRELRTKYLVMVGLGIGAHQFALLVRV, encoded by the coding sequence ATGTCGAGTGACTTCGCGCTGTTGGGTGTGGGCGCCGCGGTGCCGGAGCAGGTGCGCCGCAATGATGATCCCCTTTTCGAGCCGTTGCGGCGCGCCGCGGTCCGGGGAGGAGGAGAGCATGCGCTCTTCTATGGCAACCGGGAGCGCCGGGTGTTGGCGCCCGGGGAGTCGCTGGCGGCGCTCACGGCGCGGGCGGGGCGGGCGGCGCTGGAGGACGCGGGGGTACGGCCCGAGGCGGTGGAGCGGCTGTATGGCTACGTGTCCGTGTCGGAGTTCATCTCGCCCAACGCGCTCTACGCGGTGCACCGCGAGCTGGGGTTGGGGCAGGAGGCGCTGGTCATCCCGGTGCAGGCGGACTTCGCCAACTTCCTGATGGGCGTGGTGCTGGCGTGGGAGGCGTTGCGGGCGGGGAGCATCCGGCACGCGCTGGTGGCGGTGGGCTCGGGGTGGACGCGCAACGTGGACTATGGGCAGGGCCATGCCATCGGCATCGGGGATGGGGCGGGCGCGGCGGTGGTGGGCGCGGGCGAGCGCCTGGTGTTGGTGGACTGGGCGGCGGACACCTTCAGTGGCGAGTACGGCGCGATGACCATGGCGTCACGTCCTGGTTCGGGGGTGGAGCATCCCACGTATGGGATTGCGCCGGACGCGGGCATCCAGGCCTTCCTGTCCTCGGGGATGGACGGGCCGCCGAGGCTCGTGGCGCGGTTGCTCGCCAGACATGGCATCCACCGCGACGACGTCACGCTCATCTCCCACCAGGCCACGCGCAAGCTGATGGACCACTGGGCCGCGCAGCTCCGCCCGCGCGAGTACCTGGACACCTACGAGGACTTCGGCAACATGGTCCACGCCTCGCTCCCCGTGACGCTGGCGCGCTTCCATCGCGAACTGCGCACGAAGTACCTGGTGATGGTGGGGCTGGGCATCGGCGCGCACCAGTTCGCCCTGCTCGTGCGTGTCTGA
- a CDS encoding NUDIX hydrolase gives MSEDRSWEGNWKVRLYERVRERGYDSLTAFAEARPTASLVALAEELGPDDIAGVQVFSGLVAEAERNHQVTRLVRGQLVRELCTCLPNGWPAVLDDANRFKVAKALGLWSSFTPTTHEERVRRAGDALLATPPPPGWRPLGPDDELLRTLLPDEEA, from the coding sequence ATGAGCGAGGATCGTTCCTGGGAGGGCAATTGGAAAGTCCGCTTGTACGAGCGGGTTCGCGAACGTGGTTACGATTCGCTCACCGCCTTCGCCGAGGCGCGCCCCACCGCTTCGCTGGTGGCATTGGCCGAGGAGCTTGGTCCGGACGATATCGCCGGTGTGCAGGTGTTCAGCGGACTGGTGGCCGAAGCGGAGCGGAACCATCAGGTCACACGTCTTGTGCGCGGACAACTCGTGCGAGAATTGTGCACGTGTCTCCCAAATGGCTGGCCGGCCGTGCTCGACGACGCCAACCGTTTCAAGGTCGCCAAGGCACTCGGATTGTGGAGTTCCTTTACCCCAACAACCCACGAGGAGCGCGTAAGGAGGGCTGGCGACGCGCTCCTTGCAACACCACCTCCTCCAGGCTGGCGACCTCTCGGTCCCGACGACGAGTTGCTGCGCACGCTCCTGCCCGATGAGGAAGCCTGA